One genomic window of Arthrobacter caoxuetaonis includes the following:
- a CDS encoding MFS transporter: protein MNTKTLDRALLAVFAVFALNGLIFASWAARIPAAAQALDIGSAGVGLLLLFSAVGSVGALPLAGALAQRVGTANAVRTGGLLASAAALVIAAGLSAGSIPLTAAGLLIFGSGIGLWDVAMNLEGTEVERGLRRTLMPKFHGAFSGGAFLGAMIGAGLSALNVSLPVHLIGIVAVAVVLVILVPRAFLPDSPEIHDPQEEATARPSSFGAWKEGRTLLIGVVVLGAALTEGAANDWVAKATVDGLDASETAGAVMFGLFVAAMTATRWFGARLIDRMGRVRALRLCMGASLAGLILFVFAPSLWLAGIGVILWGIGAALGFPMGMSAAGDDPVHAAGRVSVVSTLGYTAFFVGPPLLGFLGELWGLRNALLVVGAAMLMSIVFAPVAAEREPEELHAGNPAS, encoded by the coding sequence GTGAACACCAAAACCCTGGACCGGGCCCTTCTGGCTGTCTTCGCAGTTTTCGCCCTCAACGGTCTGATTTTCGCCAGCTGGGCGGCGCGGATTCCCGCCGCGGCCCAGGCCCTGGACATCGGTTCTGCCGGGGTGGGACTGCTGCTGCTCTTCTCCGCAGTGGGCTCCGTGGGAGCCCTGCCGCTGGCCGGAGCGCTGGCCCAGCGGGTGGGGACCGCCAACGCAGTGCGGACCGGCGGGCTGCTCGCATCCGCAGCCGCACTGGTCATCGCGGCGGGACTCTCTGCCGGATCGATCCCCCTGACTGCCGCCGGACTGCTGATCTTCGGCTCCGGCATTGGTCTCTGGGATGTGGCCATGAACCTGGAAGGCACGGAGGTAGAGCGGGGACTGCGCAGGACCCTGATGCCCAAGTTCCACGGGGCCTTCAGCGGCGGTGCGTTCCTGGGCGCGATGATCGGTGCCGGCCTGTCTGCCCTGAACGTCAGTCTCCCTGTGCACCTGATCGGAATCGTGGCGGTGGCAGTTGTACTGGTGATCCTGGTGCCCAGGGCCTTCCTGCCGGATTCCCCCGAAATCCATGATCCCCAGGAGGAGGCAACCGCCAGGCCTTCCAGCTTCGGCGCCTGGAAAGAGGGCCGTACTCTGCTGATCGGCGTCGTCGTCCTGGGTGCGGCACTTACCGAAGGCGCTGCCAACGACTGGGTGGCCAAGGCAACCGTGGACGGGCTGGATGCCTCAGAAACAGCAGGTGCCGTGATGTTCGGCTTGTTCGTTGCGGCCATGACCGCCACCCGCTGGTTTGGTGCCCGCCTGATCGACCGCATGGGCCGGGTCCGGGCGCTGCGGCTGTGCATGGGTGCCTCCCTTGCGGGACTGATCCTTTTCGTCTTCGCTCCCAGCCTCTGGCTCGCCGGCATCGGCGTCATCCTGTGGGGCATCGGAGCCGCACTGGGCTTTCCCATGGGAATGTCCGCTGCCGGTGACGATCCCGTGCACGCCGCAGGACGCGTCTCGGTGGTCTCGACCCTCGGCTACACGGCATTCTTCGTGGGACCGCCGCTGCTGGGCTTCCTCGGCGAGCTTTGGGGGCTGCGCAACGCACTGCTCGTCGTCGGCGCAGCAATGCTGATGTCCATCGTGTTTGCCCCGGTTGCTGCCGAGCGTGAACCCGAGGAGCTGCATGCAGGAAATCCTGCCTCCTAG